The Zea mays cultivar B73 chromosome 7, Zm-B73-REFERENCE-NAM-5.0, whole genome shotgun sequence DNA segment aatttaatgcaactagaatggattaatttggagctaaaataaattaaatatgaatCAAACCAGTTTCTGaatttatttttacactaaaaatcaaCTTCTCCTATTATTTTATTATGCTTGCTTACTGACTGGGCTGCGACATAAATTCTCGAGACCCTAAGGACTAGTTTGTGAATTCCAGGGACCCATTTTAAATACCTGATACTATAacctggatggcgggttgattttgcCTAAGGTGAGGGGCTCTTTATCAAAAATACCACGACCCAAGAGGTATCCTTTAATATGAGCCGCTCAGATTAGATCCAACGGCCCGTATCGGACCCAAATCGGTACAGGTTCACAGCCATTGGATCGAAATTCGACCATCAGGATTTTATGAGATCTAAACCGCTCGCCACCCACGGATTGATGATCAACGGCCCGTATTCGACGGACGAATGGATATGCGCCAATCTAATTCAGATCACCGATCCGCAATCCGACGGTCATATCCAAAGACCGCCAATGCATATGAACTTCTAATTGGCTCCGTTCACGACCTAGGACACCAATTTTGGATTAAATCATGTTCATAGGGGTAGGGTCTAGTGTATTTCACCTGTATTAACCAATCCATTAAATAactcacattagattagatcatattagattagatgggatctagattatattggtatgactagtttgactagataagatctaattaatttgcattagatcatggttgtttaaactagggtggataagtatgcttattaggataagatgggtccataaagataagatagaatcttttgaggtcagttagatctattagcatgacataaaatcttttcaagataagatgagtatctttttaagataagatggatctatgggtgtaggatagaatcttttaagatgagatggatattgttaggctagatccttcaatgagggataatctagtttgtctagttagttttataagcattatatatatgcagatgtaattgtggacattactccacaacccatcacactcaatcaaagatccaaatcagataagtatcataagaacaaacattcaggtGTATAGATACCTTAAAAAatttatttttgttcctaagggtaggtctcctattcctaaagatcactttaggcacaggatttcgaagtgtgaaatccaagtttgtctttagaaggaaaaggtaaggataatcagagtaaagcggaaatagatgaaaaaacattaagaaaagtttagaaaagaattagagtagcaaaggtaagtaaatattggttgtccagttctatctaggtttcatcctacagtcaacattcctctgataccacttctgtcacacccgggtttcgggacaccaagacccgggcgcgaacataatcaccaggtgtgctaggaccaagtctcacacatatgatgaatcatggcataggatcgaatgtcacatctttactacataacatgagttctatacaaaataaataattacatcaactgtccaacaacccaaagttgactgggagatgatggcctagacctcccacgaacacatcgcagcatcctccatgcgcctcatcctgtggtacctgttcttggcctgtgggggggtgtgagatagcaagagtgagctcacatacgttcatagctcaacaagttgtggggaataatgtgcatgaactcaccaaaggtgggagctcaagtgaagtgtaaggcttaccaaagaggatggttagagctgagcattgcttttaaagttggtcaaaattttattagcaattactaagtataagtaaatatcaaacccaattaagtagtagaacaaaagtaacaacatcacctgcaatgcaatgcatatgacaatttgaatttagttccataaattaatcatgtgagggtccgagctgctcatgaccgtgagcacggctagtataccagttttacactctgcagaggttgcgcatctttacccacaggtcatgttacccatctgccaagggatcgcgacttcccatacacctctaccgaggaggcgaggcagggtaacactacgaggcctttacaaagttccactagcttcagaaaacccgctacagtttataggaagctccaatgcagggacccctcgcatgaccgccatcgcagcaaaatcatcccaagggcctccctacactgaccactcccctactgcccttgcccctttcgggtaaggtagtcttccactagctttcctaattaatcagccaagggcgtcccattaaacccttgtggtagcactgttttcccgggtggtcgctccatgttccaattaacataatgatcttatcatgaacagtaataataaacagataataaaaatgtgatcatgaataatgtatcttcatacccaaaaccacataaagcactagtaagtactacccaaaaagttcagtggtaaacaaggtataaagatagacaaactagggtaacctattgggtcccatcaaaattaacctatgcagatcattatgattaattagaacatgattaggtaaaagaagtgatcaagggcacaacttgcctgggacttgagattccaggtaccaggatgatcttcagatgactcgtgacctcacactagtcgtagcaatacaaccaaacagtgtataggcaaaattaacattacaccaaacataagaataaactgcgtaataatgatctacgcgaagctacgagatcgtgggatcgagaaccactaagatcggagttacggttatggaGTTATGACATTCCAAAGATTTAGGAGTGGGGTGCAAAAGAAACTAAGTACATAATTTTAGTCTATGTTTCATGGCAAAAtgaggttactagatgataaacaatattaaaataaatttaatgcaactagaatggattaatttggagctaaaataaattaaatatgaatCAAACCAGTTTCTGaatttatttttacactaaaaatcaaCTTCTCCTATTATTTTATTATGCTTGCTTACTGACTGGGCTGCGACATAAATTCTCGAGACCCTAAGGACTAGTTTGTGAATTCCAGGGACCCATTTTAAATCCCTGATACTATAacctggatggcgggttgattttgcCTAAGGTGAGGGGCTCTTTATCAAAAATACCACGGCCCAAGAGGTATCCTTTAATATGAGCCGCTCAGATTAGATCCAACGGCCCGTATCGGACCCAAATCGGTACAGGTTCACAACCATTGGATCGAAATCCGACCATCAGGATTTTATGAGATCTAAACCGCTCGCCACCCACGGATTGACGATCAACGGCCCGTATTCGACGGACGAATGGATATGCGCCAATCTAATTCAGATCACCGATCCGCAATCCGATGGTCATATCCAAAGACCGCCAATGCATCTGAACTTCTAATTGGCTCCGTTCACCTCTCATCCAACGGCAACCGGCGCTTCTCCTTTCTAACGCTCGATCTCGCATCAACGGTTACTGgttgtcttcttcctccccgcTAAGGCCCAAGGCGGCACCGTTCCCAGGCAACCATGCCAGAGTACATGCGCTGGCGTTCCCAGTGCCCCAAACCCACAATCTCAAATCCTATAGGTTCTGTACGGAGAGAAGTTGGCAACGAAATTCACGGTCGGATCCATACCACTGGTTGGGCGAGGATGGTTCTGTGGTTCTGCCCATGGCGCAAAGTAAATCGGAGGAGGTGGTGACGTCGCGGCGAGAAATCCTTGCTCCTCCAGTTACAGTTTTCGCCCCACCAGGATCCGATTCAACCTAGCATGCTCCTGCGACCCCCCCTGTTCTCATCATGAGGCCGGATCGGCGGCCTGGGCACGAATCGCCCATGGCGGCGGTCGGATTCTCTTTCCCTGCTCCGCTCCGTGGTGGAGTTCATGCTTGCTTCTCGTTTCTCTCTCTCGTCTACCCTCACACCGGCCATGAAGCACGGCGGCCAGGGACGTCGACGACAGGCGCTAGCTGGGACGCGTGCACGGTGGAGTTGCGACGGCCGATGAGGTTTGAGCCGGGATACGGTGGCCGACAACCCACGCGCGGTACGACAGCAAGGAACAACGACCGATGGCACATTCCCCGGCTGTAAGCTGAGGCCACGGCGCGAGAAGGTCCTCCGTGCCCAACTAAGGCTCACAGAGCTTCAACGGCGCATGCCAAGTCGCGCCAGCAGGAGGACTCCCCGGCTGTAGAAATGAATCGATTCATCTCACTCTCTATTTCTTGCAACGGCGGCACACTGGACAAGGGATGAAGAGAAGGGGCGCCAAGCACAGAGCGATGAACGGGGAAGGCATCGTGGTCCTCGCATTTAAACTATGGAGCGCAGCTAGGATCCCGACGGAAATCCCCCGATTCACGGATGCTGTTGCGCGGCGACGGAGGTCGGTGTGCGTAACAGAAAAGCGGATAGGGAGGAGCGGCTTCGATTCTTGTACTCCGAGAAGCACGGCCAGAGGAATCGAGGTCTGAGTCCAAATATCGCCCAGGTGGTTTGGTGCCTAGAGATCTCGGCGCCGAGGAGCTGCGCACGCCATTGCCGCGGATTCTGTTCCTGTACCGAGGAGGGAGCTGACACAGGCGGCCCCACGCCGCAGTGATTGATCCGGCGTGCACAGAATTGAGGAGAGGCTGGCGCATGGATTGAAGGAATGGGCCAGAAGTTTGATGGTTGGCCCAGTTGCACAGTTCTTTTTTTTATTATTCTATTTCAGATCCTTTTCTATTTGTTCAAATTCTAATATTCGAATTTTAAACTTGATTTACGATTGTTCACTAATTATATTGTACAATTAAAAGTGCCAATTTTGGAGATAAATCTATATATTTTTATATTTTATACCCTTCCCCTTTTTTTATTTCCATTTTCGAACCCTAACCTCCTTTTGGGTTCCAATTCAATTTTCTTATTAGTATATTTTGATTAATAGTGTTGCTATTATTATTATATGCacaacaaacaaaactccaatatgatgcacaaGTTGACATTAGTCATTTAATCCCTTTAAATGTGGTTGTTCTCATGCTTAGTTAAACTGAAACAAAGCAATAGGAGAATTATCTCCATTACCAtggtttacaaatttgggtattacagtatTTTATACCCATAGGTTAACGGGTATGAGTAAAggtggaacgttctaatacccgttgggtgaagatttttgtcCAATAACAGACTCATAGATAGAATATTTAGTCCATATATATATTCTAATAAAGTAAATATTTATCGAGTATCGGGTCACGGGTACCACATGTACTGGGTCCACAGATACGTATTATGGAACCGAGAAAGCCAAGCAGTGCCGCGGTGACAGAAAATATCGCTGACAGGCATGGCCCACGATCGCAGAACGTGTGGCTGCAAACGGAGGCCGTCGTGAGCCACGCGCAGCCCAATCAGCAAGCGGGCCCACCTGTCCAGCTGATCCCGTCGATTCGACGAACTACATTGTTCCCTCTTTCCTCTCCTCTTTCCCCATCCGTCCAATCAACCCGACCGGGCTGCTCTGCTGCCTCTCCGGCGCCATTGACGAGCAAGAGAGTCCTCATCCTCCGGCACCTGGTCCGTCGCGTGCCGTGCCCACCCGCTAAGGCCAGGGCGCCCCGACTTGAGCTCACCGCGCCGAACTCGAACCGCTGCTGTTCCTCGGTAAGCTCATCGCTTCCCTAGTTTCCTCCGGTCAGTTTATGCAAAAGCAAGCCCCTTTTCAGCTCGTTTTTGGCCGGCCGGCCGGTCGCTGGTTGGTTGCTTTAGCCTTTTGTGCATCCTGAATAAAGAATCCGCCGTGGAGGTGGACAAAAAGGAAGGAGAGGCTGAGCTGTTCAGATTCCGATTCTTTTGGTTAGAGTTCCTGAGCTGTTCAGGATCCAGGCTATTGATTCAGAGTGGAGAGAAATACGTGGGCCATGGTTAATCTCTTGTTCAGCTAGTAATCGCCCCAGCAGCTCCTGGGACTGGGAGGGAGCTATTTTTCATGTCAAGGGCGTATCTGTAACTCTGTAAGCTTTTTTTTTCGGCCTTTGTGCACTCAGCAGGCCTGtttgtttgagagagagaaaaaaaaccaCAGGTAGCAGCAAGAAGCTGAAGCATATCACGGCTCTGACTACCCCACACTGTCACTGACTGACTCTGCATCTAACCTGTACGCGCACGCACGTGTTTCGTGGTTCTGGGGATTCAGGGGCAGGGTCGTCGAGGATGCCGGAGCACTCAGAGAACGCGGCGGCGGACCTGATGGGCAACATCATGGAGACCATCGCGGAGAACCTCCCGAGGCAGAAGTCCGTGCGGTTCGACGACGGCGACGGCTCCTCCATCTCCGAGCAGGCCAAGAAGCTGTTCGGCGGCGGCGAGAGCAGGAAGAAGTCGGTACACCACGTGCTGGGCGGCGGCAAATGTACGTACCGCGCATTGCAATTTGCACTGCACGCCCTCGGGCCTCGGCCCTCCTGGGTCTTCTTGGCCTCTTCCGCTCCTTCATCTAATGGCTGCAAGTTTCGTCCTCCTGCTGACGGTGGGCTGCTCTGCTGCACCTGCACGCAGCCGCCGACGTGCTTCTGTGGCGGAACAAGAAGATCTCGTCCAGCGTGCTGGGCGTGGCGACGCTGGTGTGGGTCTTCTTCGAGTGGCTGGACTACCACTTCCTCACCATCCTCTGCTTCATGCTCGCGCTCGGCATGGCCGTCCAGTTCGCCTGGTCCATCTTCTCGTCCAGCGTGCCCCGCGTGCAGCTGCCGGAGGAGCTGTTCGCGAGCGCCGGCGCGGCCGCCGGCGCCCAGGTGAACAGGGCCCTGGGCTTCCTCCAGGACGTGGCCTGTGGACGCGACCTCAAGCGGCTGGTCATCGTAAGTGACGCCGTCTCGCGTTACTCTTTCTTCGCCGAACGGCTTTTGCAGAACTGCAGTAGCTATTCCTGTATATATTGTACTCACCCACCGTTGGTGATTAATGTAAGGTGATCGCCGGGT contains these protein-coding regions:
- the LOC100283096 gene encoding seed maturation protein — its product is MPEHSENAAADLMGNIMETIAENLPRQKSVRFDDGDGSSISEQAKKLFGGGESRKKSVHHVLGGGKSADVLLWRNKKISSSVLGVATLVWVFFEWLDYHFLTILCFMLALGMAVQFAWSIFSSSVPRVQLPEELFASAGAAAGAQVNRALGFLQDVACGRDLKRLVIVIAGFFAAAVVGSFCNLLTVIYIGFVCAHTLPVLYERYQDQVDEFLYNMLGLVQSQYSKLDSKGILKGGVKFRKSD